The following coding sequences are from one Manis pentadactyla isolate mManPen7 chromosome 13, mManPen7.hap1, whole genome shotgun sequence window:
- the LOC118920649 gene encoding olfactory receptor 14A2-like, giving the protein MVNATMAIGFLLQGFSEVWELQIVHGVLFLVVYLAVLMSNLLIITLITLDLQLQTPMYFFLKNLSLLDVFLVSVPIPKFIVNSLTHNNSISILGCAFQLLLMTSFTAGEIFVLTAMSYDRYVAICCPLHYEVLMSGGTCALMAAVSWVTGVLFGAVYTAGTFSMPFCGSSVIPQFFCDVSSLLRMSCSETPMIVYVSIGLGMCLGMSCFICIMISYIYIFSSVLKIPTTKGQSRAFSTCLPHLIVVTLFIITACFVYLKPPSNSPSVTERLLSVVYTVVPPTVNPVIYSLRNKDMKQALMRLLHRTHGQDSHFM; this is encoded by the coding sequence ATGGTCAATGCCACAATGGCCATAGGGTTTCTTCTTCAGGGGTTTTCTGAAGTCTGGGAGCTCCAGATTGTACACGGTGTGCTCTTCCTAGTCGTTTACCTGGCTGTCCTAATGAGTAACCTTCTGATCATTACTCTCATCACCCTAGACCTGCAGCTAcaaacacccatgtacttcttcctgaagaatttgTCCTTATTGGATGTCTTCCTCGTGTCTGTCCCAATCCCAAAATTCATTGTCAATAGCCTAACTCACAACAATTCAATTTCCATTTTGGGGTGTGCTTTCCAGCTACTTTTAATGACTTCCTTTACAGCAGGTGAGATATTTGTGCTcactgccatgtcctatgaccgctatgtggcgaTTTGCTGTCCCCTGCACTATGAGGTTCTCATGAGTGGTGGCACCtgtgccctgatggctgctgtttcCTGGGTTACTGGGGTGTTATTTGGAGCTGTGTACACAGCTGGCACATTTTCCATGCCCTTCTGTGGCTCCAGTGTGATTCCACAGTTTTTCTGTGATGTCTCCTCATTACTAAGGATGTCCTGCTCTGAAACACCAATGATAGTTTATGTGAGTATTGGACTAGGTATGTGTTTAGGCATGTCTTGTTTTATCTGTATCATGATCtcttacatttatattttctccaGTGTGCTGAAGATTCCTACCACGAAAGGTCAGTCTAGAGCTTTCTCCACATGCCTTCCCCATCTCATTGTTGTCACCCTTTTTATTATAACTGCCTGTTTTGTTTATCTCAAACCACCTTCAAACTCACCATCAGTTACTGAGAGGCTGCTTTCTGTGGTCTACACTGTGGTACCTCCAACAGTGAACCCTGTAATCTACAGCCTCAGGAACAAGGACATGAAGCAGGCTCTGATGAGATTGCTACATAGGACACATGGCCAAGACTCTCACTTCATGTAA